Proteins encoded together in one Vigna angularis cultivar LongXiaoDou No.4 chromosome 5, ASM1680809v1, whole genome shotgun sequence window:
- the LOC108339394 gene encoding glycine-rich cell wall structural protein 1 has product MGTPLAVVDPRLGGAFDEVEVLVVIKVGLYCSAETPKKRPSMRQVVRYLEREVAQPPPVVGFHKLDKQIFPDGLGRRGLGGLGGGGGFGGGGGAGLGGGSGRGGGFGAGGGVGGGAGGGIGGGGGGGGGGGGGGGGLGGGSGHGGGFGAGGGVGGGGAGGAGGGGGGGGGGGGGGLGGGSGHGGGFGGGVGVGGGVGGGIGGGGGGGSGGGGGVGGGSGQGGGFGGGVGVGGGVGGGIGGGGGGGSGGGGGVGGGSGHGGGFGAGGGVGGGGIGGGGGGGRGGGGGIGIGIGIGVGVGVGGGKGGGSGVSVGGGGGGKH; this is encoded by the exons ATGGGGACGCCGCTGGCGGTGGTGGACCCCAGGTTGGGTGGGGCGTTTGATGAGGTGGAAGTTTTGGTAGTGATTAAAGTGGGGTTGTACTGTTCCGCGGAGACACCAAAGAAGAGGCCCAGCATGAGGCAGGTGGTGAGGTATTTGGAGAGGGAGGTGGCGCAGCCTCCGCCAGTGGTAGGGTTTCAT AAGCTTGACAAACAAATCTTCCCAGATGGTTTGGGCCGTCGTGGTCTTGGTGGTCTTGGCGGCGGTGGCGGCTTTGGTGGCGGGGGAGGAGCTGGACTTGGAGGTGGGTCAGGTCGTGGTGGAGGTTTTGGAGCTGGAGGAGGTGTAGGTGGCGGTGCTGGGGGAGGCATCGGtggtggaggtggaggtggCGGCGgcggtggtggaggaggaggtggATTGGGTGGTGGCTCCGGACACGGTGGAGGGTTTGGAGCAGGAGGTGGTGTTGGTGGAGGCGGAGCAGGTGGAGCtggaggtggaggtggagggggtggaggaggaggaggtggtggATTAGGTGGAGGTTCCGGACACGGGGGAGGATTTGGCGGTGGTGTTGGCGTAGGAGGTGGTGTCGGTGGGGGaattggtggtggtggaggaggtggTAGTGGTGGAGGTGGAGGAGTTGGTGGAGGTTCTGGACAAGGGGGAGGATTTGGCGGAGGTGTTGGTGTTGGAGGTGGTGTTGGTGGAGGAATTGGAGGTGGTGGAGGAGGTGGTAGTGGTGGAGGTGGAGGAGTTGGTGGAGGTTCAGGTCATGGTGGTGGGTTTGGAGCAGGAGGTGGTGTAGGGGGTGGAGGAATTGGGGGAGGCGGCGGTGGAGGaagaggtggtggtggagggattGGTATTGGAATTGGCATTGGAGTAGGAGTTGGGGTTGGAGGTGGTAAAGGTGGTGGTTCTGGTGTTAGTGTTGGAGGAGGTGGCGGTGGTAAACATTAA
- the LOC108338904 gene encoding uncharacterized protein LOC108338904 → MLQLLYTAIFSEMLLILTLVFKTPLRKLVIISLDRVKRGRGPIVVSTVGATLVVVLSSSLYSMAKIQQRILEAGILNPTDQVLMSNHMLEASLMGFLLFLSLMIDRLHHYIRELRLLRKAMEAIKKQSRSFEDDKNGNTEELKALTEEIATLKSKIKKLESECETKGHEAKSLETEVEAHKKQSEGFLMEYDRLLEDNQSLRSQLQALESSLQSS, encoded by the exons ATGTTGCAATTACTCTACACTGCGATTTTCAGCGAAATGCTTCTGATTCTCACCCTAGTTTTTAAGACCCCTCTCAGAAAACTGGTCATCATTTCCCTCGATCGGGTCAAACGCGGCCGTGGCCCCATCGTTGTGTCCACCGTGGGCGCCACATTGGTGGTGGTTCTCTCTTCCAGCCTCTACAGCATGGCCAAGATCCAGCAACGCATCCTCGAGGCCGGTATACTCAACCCCACCGACCAAGTTCTTATGTCCAACCACATGCTCGAAGCCTCTCTCATGG GGTTTTTGTTGTTCCTCTCTCTGATGATTGATAGATTGCATCACTACATAAGAGAGCTTCGTTTACTCAGAAAGGCCATGGAAGctattaagaaacaaagccGAAGTTTTGAAGATGACAAAAATGGTAATACAGAGGAACTGAAAGCATTGACAGAAGAAATTGCCACATTGAAGTCCAAAATTAAGAAACTGGAATCTGAATGTGAGACAAAAGGACATGAGGCTAAGTCTTTGGAAACTGAAGTAGAAGCTCATAAAAAGCAGTCGGAGGGTTTCCTTATGGAGTATGATCGCCTGTTGGAAGACAATCAGAGTCTTCGGAGTCAGTTACAGGCCCTTGAGAGCTCTTTGCAATCCtcataa
- the LOC108339393 gene encoding uncharacterized protein LOC108339393, giving the protein MYFDPDLWSYFVVVSVVKSLGYDGFKNLWFSIGCGPVLDDKLEALCDDVGAMHIVNLAHLNGQVHLYVVHTISQPDVIDMIEYNVDEGGEEVAPQVNEGGEVAQFVESVDDGLRQLLDEGKQLKEGERIEVDEGDVERTEADVVQEERIEVEEADFEGERTEAVEVEFECERIEIEEDDGERTTADEVQEERIDGQQADVEAESREADEVQIEAERIEVEEDDGERTVADEVQEERIEGQQTDVEAESREAVEVEFECERIEIEEDDGERTIADEMQEERIEAEQADVEAREADEVQIKAERIEVKEDDGERTTTNEVQEERIEGQQADVKAESREADEVQIEAERIEVEEDDEAESREAVEVEFECERIEIEEDDGERTTTYEVQEERREGEQADIEAESREADEVQIEAKRIEVEEDDGERTTVDEVEADEVQIEAERIEVEEDDGERTTTDEVQEERIEGQQADVEAERIEAQDGEGHRLDGQA; this is encoded by the exons ATGTATTTTGATCCTGACTTATGGAGTTATTTTGTTGTAGTTAGTGTAGTCAAAAGTCTTGGGTACGATGGTTTTAAGAATCTGTGGTTTTCTATTGGATGTGGTCCTGTATTAGATGATAAGCTAGAAGCATTGTGTGATGACGTAGGTGCCATGCATATAGTCAATTTAGCTCACTTAAATGGACAAGTTCATTTATATGTTGTGCACACTATCTCTCAACCTGATGTGATTGACATGATTGAATACAACGTTGATGAGGGAGGTGAGGAAGTTGCACCTCAGGTTAATGAGGGTGGTGAGGTTGCACAATTTGTTGAAAGTGTAGATGATGGTTTGAGGCAACTGTTGGATGAGGGG AAGCAACTAAAGGAGGGTGAGAGGATAGAGGTTGATGAAGGAGATGTTGAGAGGACAGAAGCAGATGTAGTTCAGGAAGAGAGGATAGAGGTTGAGGAAGCTGATTTTGAAGGTGAGAGGACAGAAGCAGTTGAAGTTGAATTTGAGTGTGAGAGGATAGAGattgaggaagatgatggtGAGAGGACAACAGCAGATGAAGTGCAGGAAGAGAGGATAGATGGACAACAAGCTGATGTTGAGGCTGAGAGTAGAGAAGCGGATGAAGTTCAAATTGAGGCTGAGAGGatagaggttgaggaagatgatggTGAGAGGACCGTAGCAGATGAAGTGCAGGAAGAGAGGATAGAGGGACAACAAACTGATGTTGAGGCTGAGAGTAGAGAAGCAGTTGAAGTTGAATTTGAGTGTGAGAGGATAGAGattgaggaagatgatggtGAGAGGACAATAGCAGATGAAATGCAGGAAGAGAGGATAGAGGCAGAACAAGCTGATGTTGAGGCTAGAGAAGCAGATGAAGTTCAAATTAAGGCTGAGAGGATAGAGGTTAAGGAAGATGATGGTGAGAGGACAACAACAAATGAAGTGCAGGAAGAGAGGATAGAGGGACAACAAGCTGATGTTAAGGCTGAGAGTAGAGAAGCAGATGAAGTTCAAATTGAGGCTGAGAGGatagaggttgaggaagatgatg AGGCTGAGAGTAGAGAAGCAGTTGAAGTTGAATTTGAGTGTGAGAGGATAGAGattgaggaagatgatggtGAGAGGACAACAACATATGAAGTGCAGGAAGAGAGGAGAGAGGGAGAACAAGCTGATATTGAGGCTGAGAGTAGAGAAGCAGATGAAGTTCAAATTGAGGCTAAGAGGatagaggttgaggaagatgatggTGAGAGGACAACAGTAGATGAAGT AGAAGCAGATGAAGTTCAAATTGAGGCTGAGAGGatagaggttgaggaagatgatggTGAGAGGACAACAACAGATGAAGTGCAAGAAGAGAGGATAGAGGGACAACAAGCTGATGTTGAGGCTGAGAGGATAGAAGCACAGGATGGTGAGGGTCATAGGTTAGATGGTCAGGCTTAA
- the LOC108339396 gene encoding dirigent protein 19, which yields MASSKFFSFSILLLSTTVLYVTEAQESLPKTMVLYLQETVKGPNSTVSPIIGLTGKDWSFHQFGTIFAVDDPVMYSGSSIEIQGVSRQSEKYRELSVVSGTGKFRFVKGYAGFQTTSYDAQTSHSTISLTLTFQ from the exons atggCATCATCCAAATTCTTCTCCTTCTCAATACTCTTGCTATCCACAACAGTGCTTTACGTAACTGAAGCCCAAGAGTCTCTTCCAAAAACCATGGTTTTGTATCTCCAAGAAACAGTAAAAGGACCCAACTCAACCGTTTCTCCGATCATTGGCCTCACCGGAAAAGATTGGTCCTTCCACCAATTCGGAACCATATTTGCAGTGGACGACCCTGTCATG TACAGTGGTAGCAGTATAGAGATCCAAGGCGTTAGTCGTCAGTCTGAGAAGTACAGAGAACTCTCTGTAGTCTCTGGAACTGGCAAATTTCGATTTGTAAAGGGCTATGCTGGATTTCAGACCACATCCTATGATGCCCAAACTTCACATTCCACCATCTCTTTGACTTTAACTTTCCAATGA
- the LOC108339397 gene encoding uncharacterized protein LOC108339397 gives MRAVQRRQQEQSASLGQEKKEGKKPFVPDERSKGQRYRDGPKGARYERYTPLNTPRARVLEEALNADLIKVRPSRSSPKADGTKHCTYHLNIGHNTEDCTVLKDKVEELIRAGHLRKFVKEERKTRSPPRRARVERSDRREDRRPDRRRSRSRSHDRSLRGTINTISGNFAGGSSVFARKRNLRELKSVHRVDVRKRSMPPITFTNEDFHAPDPDEDDPMHMDISEDLIAPYNEQIVGFSGERVDTRGYVDLRTCLGTEWSKEVKTRFLLVDASTSYNVLLGRPCLNTFGAIVSTPHLTLKFPLDNGTI, from the exons ATGAGGGCAGTCCAGAGGAGACAACAAGAGCAAAGCGCGAGTTTAGGGCAGGAGAAAAAGGAGGGCAAGAAACCGTTCGTACCGGACGAGCGGTCGAAGGGCCAGAGGTACAGAGATGGCCCGAAAGGGGCTAGGTACGAAAGGTACACCCCGCTGAACACGCCAAGGGCTAGAGTGTTGGAAGAGGCCCTGAATGCAGATCTGATAAAGGTAAGACCCTCCCGGTCATCACCCAAGGCAGATGGAACTAAACATTGTACCTATCATCTAAACATAGGGCATAACACCGAGGACTGCACGGTGTTGAAGGATAAGGTGGAAGAACTGATCCGAGCGGGTCATCTGAGGAAGTTTGTTAAGGAGGAACGAAAGACGAGAAGTCCACCCAGGAGGGCTAGGGTGGAGCGAAGTGATAGGAGAGAGGACAGGCGTCCCGACCGTAGGCGGAGTAGAAGTCGCAGCCATGACCGATCGTTGCGAGGAACGATAAACACCATTTCGGGCAATTTTGCGGGAGGGTCGTCGGTGTTTGCGAGGAAGAGAAACCTGAGGGAGCTTAAAAGTGTCCACAGGGTAGATGTGAGAAAGCGCTCTATGCCGCCAATCACGTTTACGAATGAGGATTTCCACGCTCCCGATCCAGATGAGGACGACCCGATG CATATGGACATATCCGAAGATCTGATCGCCCCGTACAACGAACAGATAGTAGGATTTTCGGGGGAAAGAGTAGATACAAGAGGATATGTGGACCTTAGAACATGCTTGGGAACTGAGTGGAGTAAAGAGGTAAAAACCAGGTTTTTGCTAGTGGACGCGAGTACCTCTTATAATGTGCTGTTAGGACGACCATGTCTGAACACATTCGGGGCAATTGTTTCCACACCCCATCTCACGCTCAAGTTTCCGTTGGACAATGGAACTATATGA
- the LOC108339395 gene encoding glycine-rich cell wall structural protein 1-like, which produces MVLSTHFHPKCLSLSLLLLCILLHFTVPTLVVGDQKLEKQIFPDGLGRRGLGGLGGGGGFGGGGGGGLGGGSGRGGGFGAGGGVGGGVGGGIGGGGGGGGGGGGGGGGLGGGSGHGGGFGAGGGVGGGIGGGAGGGGGGGGGGGGGGGLGGGSGHGGGFGGGVGVGGGVGGGIGGGGGGGSGGGGGVGGGSGHGGGFGVGGGVGGGGIGGGGGGGGGGGGGGGGGIGGGSGHGGGFGVGVGVGGGGGKH; this is translated from the coding sequence ATGGTTCTTTCTACTCACTTCCATCCAAAAtgcctttctctctctcttcttcttctctgcattcttcttcacttcactGTTCCCACTCTTGTTGTTGGAGATCAGAAGCTTGAAAAACAAATCTTCCCAGATGGTTTGGGCCGTCGTGGTCTTGGTGGTCTTGGCGGCGGTGGCGGCTTTGGTGGTGGGGGAGGAGGTGGACTTGGAGGTGGGTCAGGTCGTGGTGGAGGTTTTGGAGCTGGAGGAGGTGTAGGTGGTGGTGTTGGGGGAGGCATCGGtggtggaggtggaggtggCGGAGGCGGTGGCGGAGGAGGAGGTGGATTGGGTGGTGGCTCCGGACACGGGGGAGGGTTTGGAGCAGGTGGTGGTGTTGGTGGAGGCATAGGGGGTGGAGCaggtggaggtggaggtggagggggtggaggaggaggaggtggtggATTAGGTGGAGGTTCTGGACACGGGGGAGGATTTGGCGGTGGTGTTGGCGTAGGAGGTGGTGTTGGTGGAGGAATTGGAGGTGGTGGAGGAGGTGGTAGTGGTGGAGGTGGAGGAGTTGGTGGAGGTTCAGGTCATGGTGGTGGGTTTGGAGTAGGAGGTGGTGTAGGGGGTGGAGGAATTGGTGGAGGAGGGGGCGGAGGGGGAGGTGGcggtggaggaggtggaggtggCATAGGTGGAGGTTCGGGTCACGGTGGAGGGTTTGGTGTCGGTGTTGGTGTTGGAGGCGGAGGGGGAAAACATTAA